Below is a genomic region from Amyelois transitella isolate CPQ chromosome 4, ilAmyTran1.1, whole genome shotgun sequence.
TGGGCTACCATACTTTCTGGCAGCCACCGATTCGGGAACCGTCAACTTATGCTCGGTGAAGCACAGCAGAGTCCTTCTTACATTAGACTGCCGGTAAGGCGGGACCTACTTTTTTAAAGACACTGAACATTTTTTAACgaccaaattatttattttttatttatattataattgtatcCATAACCAaccaacaatattttttatgttttgcaATTTAAAGATGATCATGAAAGGTTTTTAAGTAATCATTTAATATTGTGCCGTGCAGTTCCCAGtaccaattaaaaatagaataggaccactccattctcttttccatagatgtcgtaaatggcaaTTGGGGAacggctcataaacttgggattcttcatttaggatATGGACTAggtagcagcctgtcactatttcaatctcaattctttcattaagaccagcagctgaatgtggccgatcagtctttaaaactgttggctctgtctacctcgcagtGGATAGGTAGAGACGTatgtttaaatgtatgtatgtatttaatattgcCTGCGATTAAATTGATAACCAAAATTTTAacactttatttttcagaaacCGTGTTCTAAATAAAGAAGTAGAGAAGTTTCATGCTCACCGGAAAGGCCACTTCGTGGGAAGTGTTACCATTAAATCACCCGGCCCTACTGACATTTTAAATAGTTCACaggtgatatttttattaatatttcaacaaaaCGGCAATCTTTATCTCAATTATGCAATGTAACCtcaaaatgttttcattttctcCCTCAGTTTTCAATCAGTACCGTGCTTTGGTCTGCGGTGAATCCTTGTTCTATCTTCGCTATACTGAAAGATGGGTGCTTATTTGAATGGGACCTCACTCATAGTGACATCAATGCAAAATGTGCCGTCGACAATGCGGCTACAGCCGGCGCTGCGGCCGATGGTGTGCTGGTAagctttttgtaaaataattaacttttgcAAGGGTTTCGGTTTATTGggaattttaaagaataaataagatGTTACTCCTAAAGGTTTACTCTAATTTTTGACTCGAATTACAccaaaatgtacatacattatgtacatatggtcatgctatatccctcgcggggtagaacTTACAGTCTCGCAAAACTATCCCTTAGatgccttttacaacatccatgggaaagatatggagtggtcctattgtaaagtgccggaaaccacacagaTTTTTACTATTTCCATGAAACCTACATGCCGATGTTAACCAAATCAGCATAAGGCCATCTGAAAATATTACTGGGATTAATAATTTGCATTATTCTTCACAGGCCTTGGTGAATGTGGATGGCGAGGTTCAAATCCACCGCGTCGGGAATGAGGCACAGGCGAAGCAACATACAGATCTGTTCAGTAAATATGCAGCTCTTTTGTAATAGgaagacaaataaataatttagtaagTACACTCTtgttttcttccttttttatatcaacCTACATATAACCTACATACTACgtatatactatacatacaattacgCCTCTATACATCGGGTAAGCCAACAGCctcgaaaagtctgaaaggccacgtctATCTGTTATGGttatagcccatcgcccattATAGTTGCAAAAAAGTAGGCTGTGAATGCAATGAGTTTTTTAATGCACGacctataatattttgatggTATCTTGAGATATACATTTATGcagtaagaaataaaaggCTTTCTAAGTTTtagtatgttattattaaaaataactaaaagtaaaattatcaCAAAATGTTGAAAATTTGCATCGGTAGTAAACTTgtattttccattttattattacaattgaAACATTATAAAGTCTTATAAGATCACAAATCCTATTAAGATAATCACTCTAGTCTGCATTTAAATCACAATAGTAATACTCATTATATTTGGCATTTCGTTTCAGTATTACAATGTATAAAATACtgtatattcatataaaattgttttcatataaaactACATCGTTATAAAATACACACATAAGATTTACACATAAATGTCatgtgtaaaattaaaataaactaattcatagattttttaattattgagatCCTAAATTTTATGGTCTCATATGGATTTTCCATTTATGAAAAGGTTTCTGTAGAAATATCAACAAAGATTTAGAATTAAAATCTTGAATTCTGCTTTcaagaatattaatttgagATATGAGTACAAGTTAAACACTTTCAACACATTTCTTTTTAGCCTCTAGAACTTCTTATAAGTCAAACCTTAAGCtaccatacataaataataataattgtataggCATACACAACCCTTGTgagaaaatactttttggCACTTAATCTTGGTATTTCTTGTTCCTTTTACCTAAAATTTTCATGAGATTTTTCGACATGAAGTATGGTTTTTCTGGTGATCCGTCATTCCGTTCACAATCTTCCACTGTAAAAGAATaacattatgttatttttattgtataggtattattttaaacgtaCTATAAATACTGATTACGCATTATGGGGTCtatctttattataatgatgTTGGTAAATAGATCAGTCATTTGAACCGCAAAACCAAAGCAACTGGTCAAATTGCTAAAATTTCGTTCCGATAATTATGATGCGGAAGGATAGAGCGTCGACGGCCGAATCGAAAACGCAGATGCGCATAAAGACACCGGTTCGAATCTACCGCGGCCATGTACGAGtactaatgactattttcgaagtttgTACAATCTTACGCTCTTACGGTAAGAGAAAACATAGTgatgaaacctgcacattcagccaACTGGTTGTGTAACCATATGATGCAATACAGGTTAGATTCCACTGCAAAgattacggaggtcagacgagagtcgcttcgtgtaaaaacctgactcacccaatccagcaTCCATGGTTAAgagcttaccccgggctcctctccagagtggtgaggatgcaacccgGACTTTACCAGGAGAATGAAATTATGATGCGAAAATCTGCTAAGTGAGGATTTCCAAAAACTCCCATTAGACGGAAGCTCTTTGGGCTTCAACCAAAACTATGCTTGTTCAATTCGCATTAGAGTTTAATAGATATTGATATACTTATAGCTTTATTTACCTAGACGTTATCGCTTCCTTAGCGCGCAAAACGCACGGGTAAAAACCATACAAAATTCTCActatatataacaataactCTATACAATTCGAGCACTAATTTAtagcttattatttttacaacaagAATATCAAACAAAATACTGTAATTACTTACAGAAGCAAAGGAACAATGTGTCCACAGCCATACAGTACACTTGGAAGAAAATCGTGCTAATGATATACGTGATGATTCCGAGGAAGACGGCTGGAATGTAGTTGTTGTGGAGGTACAGAGAGTGCTTGCCCGCGGTGATCTTCGATACCACGTCGCCGTCCAAGAAGTAGTATACAGCAAAGCCTACACCGATGGACAACAGCAACTTGGACAAGAAAAAGATGAAATCCGCAACCTGGCGACAATATTATTAcatcaatataatatataaaaatctataacaaTTTCAATCCAActcattttgttaataattcaaaaatgaaaagaaatttttacCTTGTCTAATACAACGACTCGAACTATATTTCTCATAAGCAAGGTGAAGGCATCCCTTGCACTGGTGCAGAAATTAGTTCCATGCACAGCGCACATAATGTACGCGTTCTTATTGATGAATTTAAGGAAATTCTCTAGGCACCAGAAGAAACATTTGCAGCAACACATCACTGCCCTTGTGAACGGATTATCGAACTTCTTCAACTTCCGGTCTATGTACTCTAATATCACTCGTATTACTCGAACAATAGCGATGATAAGGGATCCCAAGGCAACGGTACCCATGTGGTATCTGAAAAGATGACgccttattttatattaccttATTTCGTTCAATTCTACATCATTGTAAATGTTTCCATCAAAATAGAGTAAAGtaacaattaataattaaactagcttttacccgcagcttcacCCGCGGAAATTCAGCGCCATCTACACACGCGAACTCAGATGTTTTATTAGCGCCATCTGCaccttttatatataattaagaagaTACTCTAAGTTCTAAGTactccgtgtggttcccggcactaatacaaaaagaataggaccactccatctctttctcatggatgccgtaaaaaacgactaagggataggcttacaaacttgggattcttagttaggcgatgggctagcaacctgtcactatttgaatttcaattccatcattaagccaaatagctgaacgtggccattcagtcttttcaagcctgttggctctgtctaccccgcaagggatatagacgtgaccatatgtatgtatgtatgtatgtactctaAGTTCTATACGCGCGAATTTatcgccacctacaaaataatacaggtttttcgcaaatcccatgggaactttatttttctagcaagatgaaaagtaccctatatgCTTCTCCAGACTTTATTATACGTAaaattcaagaagattggtcgagtagataacgcgtgaagtcTAATAttatacttgggattattttacaTACCGCACTGTTCTTATGACCCCGGCTGTGAGAGTGAAAAAGGGGAGGTTTCTTTTCCTGAATGTCCAGTACCAAGTAGCGAAGGTGCTTGCCAGCATCATGTCCGAGCAGCCGCTTACGAAGAACATCGCCCAAAACAAACCCAGGAGATTTCCAACTATcagacataaaagaaatgcttattaaattattattacagaaGACACATGAttgcttaatttattttcattctagATTTGATGggaacaaatataatttatatttgttcccatcaaatctttattaaaGAATTAAGAATTTAATCGCGAAGGGATCATTCTTTGTAATGGGAcaaagtaagtaataaatacttaaaatcaatttatattgttGCTTACGGTGTAAATAGATGACACTATAAGGCGAATCCAATCCCGTGAAATAACAGATCGCTTTCTTGCATGGCAGGAGCGTGCCGGAGTCATGGCAATCGATTTGGAATTGTACAGGGTCGCAGCTTCCGTAGTCCTAAAATAACCAGACACCGTATTATATTAGGACTCACCTACTAACAAACAACTGCTCTGAGATAGACCAATGAAAATCGCTAGGAGGATTACGATGGTATTTACCTATTGAAGACTAGGTACTTGTGGTCAGAATTTTCACTTGAAGGCTCAAAATTATGATGCAGATGATTCAAGTGAAGATAAAAATACAGGATTATCTCAAATTGATAATTGGCCACCAGCAATGACCACGAAATATTTGGCGAGAAACTAAAGGAACTTTTTATCCTTACCGTGTAATTCCCGTTACACACGCAGTCTGGGTCGATTTTCTTATTGACTACACTGAAGATACTTTCACCCATGGACGTGATGTACATGAGCACGAAAACCCCGTACCCGATTACAAAACAATGAACAACCCAGGGCAAAATTGGGAAGAAAATCGTCGACTTAACAGCAGTCACGGCTCTGAAATGACAAGATATCTTATGTGAATACTGtcggttttttaaataattcagatAAGGGGTTGAGAAGTTAATACTCACTTGCTGCCTTCCCGAATAAGAGCAATAGCAATAACTATCCTATTTCTCAAGAAGATTACAATAAGCAGCAATATGACCAATACGATTGCCGCGATGATAAGTACGGTTAGCCAGAACttatgtgtttttattatagatTCCGCATAGCCTTTGATATTGGTAGTAGCTATTTGTTGTACAGGGTTCTCGAGATAATACTTGTATTCTTTGTAGCATAGATAACAAGCTGAAAATGATAAATGTGTGTAAGCTGGACGTCAATTCCTTATCACTTAATACAATGCTAACTCATTCTAAGGAGGGAATTGTTGGGAAATGacggttttaaaataaataacaaaaatcccAAGCCTTTGTTTGAATTTGGTCATTCAGAGAAAACTAAAGTCAGACATAGCTGGCtctaaaacaaataagtttaACATAATCGCCAACAAAAAAGCCTGTACACAGccttaataacaatttaagcGAACTTACAGAATCCAAGTAATGCCAGGAAACCAATGATGGAAGTCCAGACAACTGGTCCAACCACCCATCTCAGCACGAGTATGTATAAGAAGCAGATGAGAATTACGACTAGTATCGCTCCGACGATGTACCATCGCGCTTGCACCATATCTTGAGCAATTTGAGCTGATAGCTGCGATTAAGAGAAAATGTTAAGTCTTCATTCATCTTGTCTGGTCAACAGAGCATTGAGTTTTATGATTGAGCATATGTTGGGTCATTCTTTTTGTTTGGAGTGTTCGTTTTTGTTGTTAGAATGTTAGTGATACATGCTGTGAACTGATTTAGTAAATTTTGTACgaggattttaaaaatatatggaaaAGTCTGTTCTACCAAAGTAGCAGAGATAGCCATTCAGAGGCCTCGGTAATAAtagtgaaatatattttaacgagaagttatttctaaaatttccTATAATGGTACGCTTGTCATGCATTACTAtagatacaaataattaaagtctacagtaataattttttaaactaacaaaacaagttctttcattttttctttaggtatttaaaaacatgcgtgaaactgaaatttaaaataaaattgatatccTTAGGTATTATTTAGTTTAGGCGTATGTTCATTGCTAAAGAATTTTTCGTGCCTGTTATTTACGAAAAGTATATCTACCTCATTTACTGTGCCCGTTATTTGTTGCTGGGTGCCTCCCGGTACCACACTGTCGAAGTCGATGGGAATGCAGCGGCCCAAGACTGCTCCGTCACCAGACCCAAACATGCAAATGTTGCGTTAGAGAGCAATATTGATACTGTTATTGTGGGTTAAGGGTTTAATACATGCCATATTAGCAGTTATGTTTCGTTTACGATGTGGGTACAACAACTTcctatcaaaataaaatctggTGCATACTAACATTAATATGAGTTCATTGTGtctatattttcaatttcagaAAGTTGTAACCACATCATGGTAGAAGTATACATGCCAGTAATGTTATCACGCTGGTACGTTAAATAAGCAAACGGGTAGGTTCAAAATAGTGTCTACAGTGCAATTCAGTGCATGTTCCGTTAATATCGTTTGTGATGCGTCAGTTAACGTCTACACATGCGAAAGTTAGAATACCATGCCAAACAGTTGACGTCCTAAGCTGGCGATACCTACAATATGGGTATCACGCTCGGTCCCTTTAAAGTAGGTGACCCAGCTAGCGGCGATCCAGCCCACATAGGTGTCGAGAGCGGTCGCTCTGGTCAGCAAAGATTCTTGCGCCTTCTTTGGATTCCGAAGGCATGCGCCGTCTGTCCCACTGTTCGGCCTTCGAGGGATCATCGTGGTGGCCTCAGGACATGCCGGCATCGTTGATAGGTCGCCGATGCAGCGAAACAGCACTATACATTCAGCAAACCTACCATTAGCTCTTGAGCTctattttgttgtaattttcagtttcataattattaaaaaaactcagGTAATGAGTGTAAATGCACACTTGAAAACGTGTTAATAGATTGTTTAATATGCCATTTACAATGAACAAATCCATTAAAAGGATACAAGGTAAGCGTATCTATATcgttagtataaaaaaaatcttcacaCTCAAAAATGattgaataatattgaaaattaccTGGTTCACTTTTAAGAACACTTTTTG
It encodes:
- the LOC106129378 gene encoding choline transporter-like 2 isoform X1, translating into MGCCGDCCIPPKESREPIRYDPDFNGPIHNRSCTDILWLILFIIYLGVWGFIGFYAMQHGNMQKLLAPIDSNGNRCGLNSGLQDKKYLVFFDITRCLQPDTPITGCPTPQVCVNKCPENTINFEETMTAQNFNELKGSMVCKYDADISTYQNAMRSIKDEKCAKSVLKSEPVLGRCIPIDFDSVVPGGTQQQITGTVNELSAQIAQDMVQARWYIVGAILVVILICFLYILVLRWVVGPVVWTSIIGFLALLGFSCYLCYKEYKYYLENPVQQIATTNIKGYAESIIKTHKFWLTVLIIAAIVLVILLLIVIFLRNRIVIAIALIREGSKAVTAVKSTIFFPILPWVVHCFVIGYGVFVLMYITSMGESIFSVVNKKIDPDCVCNGNYTDYGSCDPVQFQIDCHDSGTLLPCKKAICYFTGLDSPYSVIYLHLGNLLGLFWAMFFVSGCSDMMLASTFATWYWTFRKRNLPFFTLTAGVIRTVRYHMGTVALGSLIIAIVRVIRVILEYIDRKLKKFDNPFTRAVMCCCKCFFWCLENFLKFINKNAYIMCAVHGTNFCTSARDAFTLLMRNIVRVVVLDKVADFIFFLSKLLLSIGVGFAVYYFLDGDVVSKITAGKHSLYLHNNYIPAVFLGIITYIISTIFFQVYCMAVDTLFLCFLEDCERNDGSPEKPYFMSKNLMKILGKRNKKYQD
- the LOC106129378 gene encoding choline transporter-like 2 isoform X2, producing MAKENGKDYGEPIRYDPDFNGPIHNRSCTDILWLILFIIYLGVWGFIGFYAMQHGNMQKLLAPIDSNGNRCGLNSGLQDKKYLVFFDITRCLQPDTPITGCPTPQVCVNKCPENTINFEETMTAQNFNELKGSMVCKYDADISTYQNAMRSIKDEKCAKSVLKSEPVLGRCIPIDFDSVVPGGTQQQITGTVNELSAQIAQDMVQARWYIVGAILVVILICFLYILVLRWVVGPVVWTSIIGFLALLGFSCYLCYKEYKYYLENPVQQIATTNIKGYAESIIKTHKFWLTVLIIAAIVLVILLLIVIFLRNRIVIAIALIREGSKAVTAVKSTIFFPILPWVVHCFVIGYGVFVLMYITSMGESIFSVVNKKIDPDCVCNGNYTDYGSCDPVQFQIDCHDSGTLLPCKKAICYFTGLDSPYSVIYLHLGNLLGLFWAMFFVSGCSDMMLASTFATWYWTFRKRNLPFFTLTAGVIRTVRYHMGTVALGSLIIAIVRVIRVILEYIDRKLKKFDNPFTRAVMCCCKCFFWCLENFLKFINKNAYIMCAVHGTNFCTSARDAFTLLMRNIVRVVVLDKVADFIFFLSKLLLSIGVGFAVYYFLDGDVVSKITAGKHSLYLHNNYIPAVFLGIITYIISTIFFQVYCMAVDTLFLCFLEDCERNDGSPEKPYFMSKNLMKILGKRNKKYQD